In Nocardioides sp. InS609-2, a single genomic region encodes these proteins:
- a CDS encoding sigma-70 family RNA polymerase sigma factor, whose translation MTKTTIQPEQAGPFPTVLSTDELITTNMAVVGHIVRETMGRLPSYVDRDDLTSAGYAALVTAARSFEPERGVPFARYAATRIRGAVLDELRGIDWASRTVRRRARELDATRSALAVSLGRPATAEEVASSTGLTTREVAANQDDITRAQVLSLSGAEDSSLEDLIPGHGPSPEALFEHRERLTYMVGAVSELPERLRVVVEGYFLAERPMAEIAAELGVSESRVSQLRAEALVLLRDAMNHGLEPELVNVSERPGGCVDRRRHAYFDAVASRHAVTSGRRVMPAVLDATA comes from the coding sequence GTGACCAAGACGACGATCCAGCCCGAGCAGGCCGGACCTTTCCCCACAGTGCTGTCCACCGACGAGCTGATCACCACCAACATGGCGGTCGTCGGGCACATCGTGCGCGAGACGATGGGACGCCTGCCGTCGTACGTCGACCGCGACGACCTCACCTCCGCCGGCTACGCCGCCCTCGTCACCGCGGCCCGGTCCTTCGAGCCCGAGCGCGGCGTACCTTTCGCCCGCTACGCCGCGACCCGCATCCGCGGGGCCGTCCTGGACGAGCTGCGCGGCATCGACTGGGCCTCGCGCACCGTACGCCGCCGGGCCCGTGAGCTCGATGCCACCCGCTCGGCACTGGCCGTCTCGCTCGGCCGCCCCGCGACCGCCGAGGAGGTCGCCAGCTCGACCGGTCTCACCACCCGCGAGGTCGCAGCCAACCAGGACGACATCACCCGCGCTCAGGTGCTCTCCCTCTCCGGCGCGGAGGACTCCTCCCTCGAGGACCTGATCCCCGGACACGGACCCAGCCCCGAAGCCCTCTTCGAGCACCGTGAGCGACTGACCTACATGGTGGGCGCCGTCTCCGAGCTCCCCGAGCGCCTCCGGGTGGTCGTCGAGGGCTATTTCCTCGCCGAGCGCCCGATGGCCGAGATCGCCGCCGAGCTCGGCGTCAGCGAGTCCCGCGTCTCCCAGCTGCGCGCCGAGGCGCTGGTGCTGCTTCGTGACGCGATGAACCACGGCCTCGAACCCGAGCTCGTCAACGTGAGCGAGCGTCCCGGCGGCTGTGTCGACCGCCGCCGGCACGCCTACTTCGACGCCGTGGCCAGCCGGCACGCCGTCACCTCGGGCCGCCGTGTCATGCCTGCCGTGCTCGACGCCACCGCCTGA
- the fliS gene encoding flagellar export chaperone FliS, producing MNPNARAAYLDASIATASPARLLIMLFDRLQLDIGRALEAQESGDHQAAHNQLLHAQAIVMELRVSLKPELFDGGPALAGLYDFLHDQLIQANIRRDPAVTRECQMLAGQLGDTWREAAMQLAVRAS from the coding sequence ATGAACCCCAACGCACGCGCGGCCTACCTCGACGCCTCGATCGCGACCGCCAGCCCCGCCCGCCTGTTGATCATGCTGTTCGACCGGCTGCAGCTCGACATCGGACGTGCCCTGGAGGCTCAGGAGAGCGGCGACCACCAGGCCGCTCATAACCAGCTGCTGCACGCCCAGGCAATCGTGATGGAGCTGCGGGTCAGCCTCAAGCCCGAGCTGTTCGACGGCGGACCGGCGCTGGCCGGTCTCTACGACTTCCTGCACGACCAGCTGATCCAGGCCAACATCCGACGCGACCCGGCCGTCACCCGGGAATGCCAGATGCTTGCCGGTCAGCTGGGTGACACCTGGCGCGAGGCCGCCATGCAGCTGGCGGTGCGCGCCTCATGA
- a CDS encoding response regulator transcription factor, with product MSVISVCVVDDAEIMRFGIKTLIDAAEDVELTGEASNAADGLAKILRVRPDVAIVDGDLPDFRSADLVRELRERVPSVATLVLTNDRDDNAVVDAILAGAAGYALKNIGGNALLGGVRALAAGQSMLDPHAVTHLLNRMKGPVHATGELAALSPRERRILWQIGQGLTNRQIGEQLHIAEKTVKNNVTQMLSKLGLERRTQAAVLASRMSDQLGDKGA from the coding sequence ATGTCAGTCATCTCGGTCTGCGTCGTCGACGACGCAGAGATCATGCGTTTCGGCATCAAGACCCTCATCGACGCTGCCGAGGATGTCGAGCTCACCGGTGAGGCGTCCAACGCCGCCGACGGGCTGGCCAAGATCCTGCGGGTGCGGCCCGACGTCGCGATCGTGGACGGCGACCTGCCCGACTTCCGGTCGGCCGATCTCGTGCGCGAGCTGCGCGAGAGAGTGCCTTCCGTGGCGACGCTGGTGCTGACCAACGACAGGGACGACAACGCCGTCGTCGACGCGATCCTCGCCGGCGCGGCCGGCTACGCGCTCAAGAACATCGGTGGCAACGCCCTGCTCGGCGGAGTGCGCGCACTCGCCGCGGGCCAGTCGATGCTCGACCCTCACGCCGTCACCCACCTGCTCAACCGGATGAAGGGCCCCGTGCACGCCACCGGCGAGCTGGCCGCGCTGAGTCCGCGCGAACGCCGCATCCTGTGGCAGATCGGTCAGGGCCTGACCAACCGACAGATCGGCGAGCAGCTGCACATCGCCGAGAAGACGGTCAAGAACAACGTCACCCAGATGCTGTCGAAGCTGGGTCTCGAGCGGCGCACCCAGGCCGCCGTACTCGCCTCGAGGATGTCCGACCAGCTGGGCGACAAGGGCGCCTGA
- the flgK gene encoding flagellar hook-associated protein FlgK, whose amino-acid sequence MSGSFSSFNTGLSALRYNQVAMDVASGNIANSATEGYARRRVEAGSVGAPPQLSMWSRYSASGDGVSVMDINRLVDPLLDARARTEHSNQSYLNLTGAVLDRIEAGIGEPGDSGVSAALTQFGSGWHDLANHPGEDSARNQVLARAGVVVDALRNQAGNITEEASDQRFRLQITVEEVNVVASDLASINESIATAKLTGSDGNVLLDQRDALALRLSELTGATAKIRSDGGVDVTVGGVALVTGQQASRLEIASGVAADGSADGAPVTFRISDGLTTIPVTGAVRGEAGGVTELLNVTLPGYLAALDAVAKTFADEINAQHAAGYDAAGNPGQPLFSYNSANAAASLTLAVTNPGALAASGLPGGVLDGSNADKLSEATSAEKAYQSLVSGFGARVASVHRLAANQQVLTAQVDGSREQLSGVNLDEEMVNMLSAQRAYEAASRVISTVDSVLDTLINRTGLVGR is encoded by the coding sequence ATGTCTGGCTCCTTCTCCTCCTTCAACACCGGTCTGAGCGCACTGCGCTACAACCAGGTGGCCATGGACGTGGCCAGCGGCAACATCGCCAACTCGGCCACGGAGGGCTACGCCCGGCGCCGCGTGGAGGCAGGTTCGGTAGGTGCGCCTCCCCAGCTGTCCATGTGGTCGCGCTACTCCGCCTCGGGCGACGGCGTCTCCGTGATGGACATCAACCGACTGGTCGACCCGCTGCTCGATGCGCGAGCACGCACTGAGCACTCCAACCAGAGCTATCTCAACCTCACCGGCGCCGTACTCGATCGCATCGAGGCGGGCATCGGCGAGCCCGGCGACTCTGGCGTCTCCGCCGCGCTGACCCAGTTCGGGTCCGGCTGGCACGACCTGGCCAACCACCCGGGCGAGGACTCCGCGCGCAACCAGGTGCTGGCCCGTGCGGGGGTCGTAGTCGACGCGCTGCGCAACCAGGCCGGCAACATCACCGAGGAAGCCTCCGACCAGCGGTTCCGCCTTCAGATCACGGTGGAGGAGGTCAACGTCGTCGCCTCCGACCTGGCCAGCATCAACGAGAGCATCGCTACCGCCAAGCTGACCGGCTCGGACGGCAACGTGCTGCTCGACCAGCGGGACGCGCTGGCCCTGCGCCTGTCCGAGCTCACCGGCGCGACCGCCAAGATCCGCAGCGACGGCGGGGTCGACGTGACCGTGGGCGGCGTTGCGCTGGTGACCGGCCAGCAGGCCAGCCGGCTGGAGATCGCCTCGGGAGTAGCGGCCGACGGCAGTGCCGACGGCGCGCCCGTCACGTTCCGCATCTCCGACGGGCTCACCACCATCCCGGTGACCGGTGCCGTCCGCGGTGAGGCGGGCGGTGTCACCGAGCTGCTCAATGTCACCCTGCCCGGCTACCTGGCCGCTCTCGACGCCGTGGCAAAGACCTTCGCCGACGAGATCAACGCCCAACACGCCGCCGGCTACGACGCCGCGGGGAACCCGGGGCAGCCTCTGTTCTCCTACAACTCTGCCAACGCGGCAGCATCGCTCACCCTCGCCGTCACCAACCCCGGCGCGCTCGCCGCGTCCGGGCTGCCGGGCGGCGTGCTCGACGGTTCCAACGCCGACAAGCTGTCCGAGGCCACCTCGGCCGAGAAGGCCTACCAGTCCCTGGTGAGTGGGTTCGGTGCGCGTGTCGCCTCCGTGCACCGCCTGGCCGCCAACCAGCAGGTGCTCACCGCCCAGGTCGACGGCTCACGCGAGCAGCTCTCCGGGGTCAACCTCGATGAGGAGATGGTCAACATGCTTTCAGCCCAACGCGCCTACGAGGCCGCGTCCCGCGTGATCAGCACAGTCGACTCCGTGCTGGACACGCTCATCAACCGCACCGGGCTGGTGGGCAGATGA
- the flgN gene encoding flagellar export chaperone FlgN: protein MEKLSLILWRERELLDTLLYKLEVERLVLATGSSRWLMHATCEVEDVLTIIRETEVLRAVASDEAAASASLASNPSLRALARAADAPWDELLNEHADAFESLTREITALADSNRELITVGYRSAHETILALGEVVDGYTQEGTAVVASTPPRLFDRAL, encoded by the coding sequence GTGGAGAAGTTGTCGCTGATCCTGTGGCGTGAGCGCGAGCTCCTGGACACACTGCTCTACAAGCTCGAGGTCGAGCGACTCGTGCTGGCCACGGGAAGCTCTCGCTGGTTGATGCACGCCACCTGTGAGGTCGAGGACGTGCTCACCATCATCCGCGAGACCGAGGTGCTGCGCGCTGTGGCCTCCGACGAGGCCGCCGCGTCCGCCTCGTTGGCCTCGAACCCCAGCCTCCGCGCGCTGGCGCGCGCAGCTGACGCGCCCTGGGACGAGCTGCTCAACGAGCACGCCGACGCCTTCGAGTCGCTGACACGCGAGATCACCGCGCTGGCGGACTCCAACCGCGAGCTGATCACGGTGGGCTACCGCTCCGCGCACGAGACGATCCTCGCTCTCGGCGAGGTGGTCGACGGCTACACCCAGGAGGGGACGGCCGTCGTGGCCAGCACTCCTCCCCGCCTCTTCGACAGGGCCCTGTGA
- the csrA gene encoding carbon storage regulator CsrA has product MLVLSRRIGESVVVGDNIAITILEVRGDVVRVGIEAPRDVKVHRAELLAELEQTNKEAASPTEDIVASLRAAMEKRHRS; this is encoded by the coding sequence ATGCTGGTTCTGAGCCGCCGGATTGGTGAGAGCGTCGTCGTGGGCGACAACATCGCCATCACGATCCTCGAAGTGCGCGGCGACGTCGTCAGGGTCGGCATCGAGGCCCCGCGCGACGTGAAGGTGCACCGCGCCGAGCTGCTCGCCGAGCTCGAGCAGACCAACAAGGAAGCCGCGTCGCCCACCGAGGACATCGTCGCCTCACTGCGCGCGGCCATGGAGAAGCGCCACCGCTCCTGA
- a CDS encoding flagellar assembly protein FliW, with product MTQTQVREPVRSAMSPLSELSQIPMIEMSRPVPGFPQLSRFALVQLDDDGVLCALRSLDDPEMRFLVVSAVSFFPDYAPVVDDATVAELGIETVEDVLVLVVLSAGTSLAETTANLLAPILVNTRTLRGAQVILDDPALQLAAPLVA from the coding sequence ATGACGCAAACGCAGGTCCGCGAGCCGGTGAGGAGTGCGATGTCTCCCCTGTCCGAGCTGTCGCAGATCCCGATGATCGAGATGAGCCGGCCCGTGCCCGGGTTCCCGCAGCTGAGCCGGTTCGCCCTGGTGCAGCTCGACGACGACGGCGTGCTGTGCGCGCTGCGCTCCCTCGACGATCCCGAGATGCGCTTCCTCGTCGTCTCGGCCGTCAGCTTCTTCCCCGACTACGCCCCGGTCGTCGACGACGCCACCGTGGCCGAGCTCGGCATCGAGACCGTCGAGGACGTGCTCGTGCTCGTCGTACTCAGCGCCGGCACCTCTCTCGCCGAGACCACGGCCAACCTGCTGGCGCCCATTCTCGTCAACACCCGCACTCTCAGGGGAGCCCAGGTCATCCTCGACGACCCGGCCCTGCAGCTCGCCGCGCCCCTCGTGGCGTAG
- the flgL gene encoding flagellar hook-associated protein FlgL — protein sequence MTSSMMSERSLAGMQLGLTRLARVQEQLTTGRIINRPSDSPIDATSAMSMRKGVAEQKQFVRNTQDGLGWLNTADSTLSQMNSQIRRARELGLQGANTGAMSADSRNAVATELEQIRDGLIQLSNTAYLGRPIFGGITAGSKAFDPSGAFVGVAGAVTRTVAPGVRIDVNVDGAAVVGPAGDTVFDTLTDLAAALRAGDSAATAVGLDGLASALKRVTTSLSDVGSRTVRVETAEQAALDADLRLTGSLSEVENTDLPKAIMELKLQETAYQAALASTARVMQPSLLDFLR from the coding sequence GTGACCTCGTCCATGATGTCGGAGCGTTCGCTCGCCGGCATGCAACTGGGCCTGACCAGGCTGGCCAGGGTCCAGGAACAGCTCACGACCGGCCGGATCATCAACAGGCCCTCCGACTCGCCGATCGACGCCACCTCGGCGATGAGCATGCGCAAGGGGGTGGCCGAGCAGAAGCAGTTCGTCCGCAACACCCAGGACGGCTTGGGCTGGCTCAACACCGCCGACAGCACCCTCTCCCAGATGAACAGCCAGATTCGCCGGGCCCGCGAGCTCGGTCTCCAGGGGGCCAACACCGGCGCCATGAGCGCCGACTCCCGCAACGCCGTGGCGACCGAGCTCGAACAGATCCGCGACGGCCTGATCCAGCTGTCGAACACCGCCTACCTCGGCCGCCCGATCTTCGGCGGCATCACCGCCGGCTCCAAGGCCTTCGACCCCTCCGGTGCGTTCGTGGGCGTGGCCGGTGCGGTCACCCGCACCGTGGCTCCCGGCGTACGCATCGATGTCAACGTCGACGGCGCCGCGGTCGTTGGTCCCGCAGGGGACACCGTCTTCGACACGCTCACCGACCTGGCAGCCGCGCTGCGTGCCGGCGACTCCGCTGCCACGGCGGTCGGCCTCGACGGGCTCGCCTCCGCACTCAAGCGGGTGACCACCTCGCTATCAGACGTGGGCAGCCGCACGGTTCGCGTGGAGACCGCCGAGCAGGCGGCCCTCGACGCAGACCTCCGTCTCACCGGCTCGCTCTCGGAGGTCGAGAACACCGACCTGCCGAAGGCGATCATGGAGCTGAAGCTCCAGGAGACGGCGTACCAGGCAGCACTCGCATCGACCGCACGCGTGATGCAGCCGAGCCTCCTCGACTTTCTCCGATGA
- a CDS encoding flagellar basal body protein: MSFAISDAVSHVLDSALDGISMRQNVIADNIANVDTPDFRASSVDFEDSLRSAIATGDLESGVSPTETLTDTPVGANGNNVDLRKETLAAMQSQFQYQMMTRAVTDRHSLLRSAMGGQ; encoded by the coding sequence GTGTCCTTCGCCATCTCCGATGCCGTCAGTCACGTGCTCGACAGCGCGCTGGACGGCATCTCGATGCGGCAGAACGTCATCGCCGACAACATCGCCAATGTCGACACCCCTGACTTCCGCGCGAGCTCGGTCGACTTCGAAGACTCGCTGCGCTCGGCCATCGCGACCGGCGACCTCGAGTCCGGTGTGTCCCCGACCGAGACGCTGACCGACACCCCGGTGGGTGCTAACGGCAACAACGTCGACCTCCGCAAGGAGACGCTCGCGGCGATGCAGTCGCAGTTCCAGTACCAGATGATGACTCGCGCGGTCACCGACCGGCACA
- the fliD gene encoding flagellar filament capping protein FliD, giving the protein MATSSISGLASGLDTAGIVSQLMQLEATSQNRLKTKLTTEQSTLKSIQDLNAKFAALATAAGALSKPGALSPLKVTSSHEGVTVNAANGSTAGSLTLRVDQVASAHNLRFATTAATSDVVVSGGTTVSLTINGATKTLDTGDGTLGGLVKALNASGTGVRASALRLDDGSFRLSVQAATTGAASAFTLTNSDGTALLGGATVVAGQDAQIAVGSDTIHSATNTFTGLLPGIDVTVASKAVGETVTLDIASDPTAARDRAKGLVDQVNELLTQLDKLTSYDPITKKSGAFAGNSTIRDLRNQLLGAVYPGGGTTMVGVGVQTDRSGKLVFDATAFDKSYAADPAATSAAFSGTSPAGLAKRLESLGKAASDRTDGTLTSVANGSSAQIDRLKDSIASWDTRLDLRRQNLTRQFTALETALSRLNSQSNWLSGQLGSPSSQ; this is encoded by the coding sequence ATGGCCACCTCGAGCATCAGCGGCCTGGCCAGTGGCCTGGACACCGCGGGCATAGTCAGCCAGCTCATGCAGCTGGAGGCGACCAGCCAGAACCGCCTCAAGACCAAGCTGACCACCGAGCAGTCCACGCTCAAGTCGATCCAGGACCTCAACGCGAAGTTCGCCGCGCTGGCCACCGCGGCGGGCGCGCTGAGCAAGCCCGGCGCCCTCTCCCCGCTCAAGGTCACCAGCTCGCACGAGGGCGTCACCGTCAACGCAGCGAACGGCTCGACAGCCGGCAGCCTGACGCTCCGGGTCGACCAGGTCGCCAGCGCCCACAACCTCCGCTTCGCCACGACAGCGGCCACCAGCGACGTCGTCGTCAGCGGCGGTACGACGGTCAGTCTCACGATCAACGGCGCGACGAAGACCCTCGACACCGGCGACGGCACTCTGGGCGGCCTGGTCAAGGCCCTCAACGCCTCCGGCACCGGCGTGCGTGCCAGCGCCCTCCGGCTCGACGACGGCAGCTTTCGGCTCAGCGTGCAGGCAGCCACCACCGGTGCCGCATCGGCCTTCACGCTCACCAACTCCGACGGCACCGCCCTGCTCGGAGGGGCCACCGTGGTCGCCGGGCAGGACGCCCAGATAGCCGTCGGCAGCGACACCATCCACTCGGCCACCAACACCTTCACCGGCCTGCTCCCCGGCATCGACGTCACCGTCGCGTCGAAGGCCGTCGGCGAGACGGTCACCCTCGACATCGCCAGCGACCCCACCGCCGCCCGCGACCGGGCCAAGGGCCTGGTCGACCAGGTCAACGAGCTGCTGACCCAGCTCGACAAGCTGACGTCGTACGACCCGATCACGAAGAAGTCGGGCGCCTTCGCCGGCAACAGCACCATCCGCGACCTGCGCAACCAGCTGCTGGGTGCGGTCTACCCGGGCGGCGGTACCACCATGGTCGGGGTCGGCGTACAGACCGATCGCTCCGGCAAGCTGGTCTTCGACGCCACCGCCTTCGACAAGTCCTACGCTGCCGACCCGGCCGCCACTTCGGCGGCCTTCTCCGGCACCTCCCCCGCCGGGCTCGCCAAGCGTCTCGAGAGCTTGGGCAAGGCCGCCAGCGACAGGACCGACGGCACCCTCACCTCCGTGGCCAACGGCTCCTCGGCCCAGATCGACCGTCTCAAGGACAGCATCGCCAGCTGGGACACCCGGCTCGATCTCCGCCGACAGAACCTCACCCGTCAGTTCACCGCCCTCGAAACCGCACTCTCTCGACTCAACAGCCAGTCCAACTGGCTGTCGGGACAGCTCGGTTCGCCGAGCTCGCAGTAG
- a CDS encoding MarR family transcriptional regulator, whose protein sequence is MTRTDALAGLERELGVLLRRVRRALGARAAMIHPDLQSVAYLMLAYVVEEGPQRSSAIAERFDIDKGAVSRQVQHLVELGLFERKPDPADGRASSLRVTARGRKRYDEVNVLRREWLDDRLGGWEDSELQQFADMLGRYNESLEAGELIESPQPDRGVRR, encoded by the coding sequence ATGACGCGCACCGATGCCCTCGCCGGACTCGAGCGTGAGCTCGGCGTACTCCTTCGTCGGGTACGGCGCGCGCTCGGCGCCCGCGCCGCGATGATCCACCCCGACCTCCAGTCGGTGGCCTACCTGATGCTCGCCTACGTCGTGGAGGAAGGACCGCAGCGGTCGTCGGCGATCGCCGAGAGGTTCGACATCGACAAGGGTGCCGTCAGCCGGCAGGTGCAGCACCTCGTCGAGCTCGGACTCTTCGAGCGCAAGCCCGACCCGGCCGACGGGCGGGCCAGCTCCCTCAGGGTCACGGCCAGGGGCCGCAAGCGCTACGACGAGGTCAACGTGCTCCGTCGTGAATGGCTCGACGACCGACTCGGCGGGTGGGAGGACAGCGAGCTGCAGCAGTTCGCCGACATGCTCGGTCGCTACAACGAGTCGCTCGAGGCCGGTGAGCTGATCGAGTCACCGCAGCCAGATCGCGGTGTCCGGAGGTAG
- a CDS encoding MDR family MFS transporter, whose product MSHREVLEALSGLLLAMFVAMLSSTVVSNALPRIITDLEGSQTGYTWVVVATLLTMTATTPIWGKLADLFSKKLLVQSALVIFSIGSLIAGFAPNMEVLIGARAVQGVGVGGLTALVQVVIASMVTPRERGRYSGYIGATFAIATVSGPLIGGLLVDTAGWRWCFFMGLPVALVAFAVLQKTLHLPVVRREVHIDYAGATLLVGGVSLLLVWVSLAGRQFAWGSATSIGLVTAGVVVLGLAILVEARYAVEPIIPLRLFKDRTTALATAASVLIGLSMFGATVFLAQYFQFARGMSPTHAGLMSICMVGGLLVSSIVTGRLISQTGLWKRYLVGGMVLVVAGLAMLATIDETTSLVVVGLFMGVLGLGLGATMQNLVLAVQNVTAQSDMGAASSVVAFFRSMGGSVGVAVLGAVVSHQVADILSAGLARMGIQAQAGQSSSIPDLTKLPAPIRELWEHAFGTAIGQIFLVSVPFAVLAFVCVLLIKEVPLRTTVLRADEIAPEATAELQDR is encoded by the coding sequence ATGAGCCACCGCGAGGTGCTCGAGGCCCTGTCCGGCCTCCTCCTCGCCATGTTCGTCGCGATGCTGTCGAGCACCGTGGTGTCCAACGCCCTGCCGCGCATCATCACCGACCTGGAGGGCAGCCAGACCGGCTACACCTGGGTCGTCGTCGCGACGCTGCTGACCATGACGGCGACCACGCCGATCTGGGGCAAGCTCGCCGACCTGTTCAGCAAGAAGCTGCTCGTCCAGTCCGCGCTCGTCATCTTCTCGATCGGCTCGCTCATCGCCGGCTTCGCGCCCAACATGGAGGTGCTGATCGGCGCCCGCGCGGTGCAGGGTGTCGGTGTCGGCGGCCTGACCGCGCTGGTCCAGGTCGTCATCGCGAGCATGGTCACCCCGCGTGAGCGGGGCCGCTACTCCGGCTACATCGGCGCCACCTTCGCGATCGCCACCGTCTCCGGCCCCCTCATCGGTGGGCTGCTGGTCGACACCGCGGGCTGGCGCTGGTGCTTCTTCATGGGCCTGCCCGTCGCGCTGGTCGCGTTCGCCGTGCTCCAGAAGACGCTGCACCTGCCGGTCGTCCGGCGTGAGGTGCACATCGACTACGCCGGCGCCACGCTGCTCGTCGGTGGCGTCTCGCTCCTGCTCGTGTGGGTATCGCTCGCCGGTCGGCAGTTCGCCTGGGGGTCGGCCACCAGCATCGGCCTGGTCACCGCCGGCGTCGTCGTCCTCGGGCTCGCGATCCTCGTCGAGGCGCGGTACGCCGTCGAGCCGATCATCCCGCTGCGACTCTTCAAGGACCGCACCACCGCGCTCGCGACCGCTGCGTCCGTGCTCATCGGCCTTTCGATGTTCGGCGCGACCGTCTTCCTCGCCCAGTACTTCCAGTTCGCCCGCGGCATGTCGCCCACGCACGCCGGCCTGATGTCGATCTGCATGGTCGGCGGCCTGCTCGTCTCCAGCATCGTCACCGGCCGTCTGATCTCCCAGACCGGGCTGTGGAAGCGCTACCTCGTCGGCGGCATGGTGCTCGTCGTCGCCGGCCTCGCGATGCTCGCGACCATCGACGAGACGACCTCTCTCGTCGTCGTCGGCCTCTTCATGGGCGTGCTCGGCCTGGGCCTCGGCGCCACCATGCAGAATCTCGTGCTGGCCGTGCAGAACGTCACCGCCCAGTCCGACATGGGCGCCGCCTCCTCGGTGGTGGCGTTCTTCCGCTCCATGGGTGGCTCGGTCGGTGTCGCGGTGCTGGGCGCCGTGGTCAGCCACCAGGTGGCCGACATTCTCTCGGCCGGGCTAGCCCGGATGGGCATCCAGGCCCAGGCGGGCCAGAGCTCGTCGATCCCCGACCTCACCAAGCTGCCTGCGCCCATCCGCGAGCTCTGGGAGCACGCCTTCGGCACCGCGATCGGCCAAATCTTCCTGGTGTCCGTGCCGTTCGCCGTCCTCGCGTTCGTCTGCGTGCTGCTCATCAAGGAGGTCCCGCTTCGCACCACGGTGCTGCGGGCGGACGAGATCGCCCCGGAGGCGACGGCAGAGCTGCAGGACCGATGA
- a CDS encoding flagellin, with protein sequence MSLRINQNTEAFNTYRNLSVTQGQMGKSLEKLSSGFRINRAADDAAGLAISEGLRAQTGGLKMAGRNAQDGVSVVQTAEGALTEVHSMLQRMNELSVQYKNGTQNADSQAALGSEFTALKDEIGSIQDKASFNGVSLFPGVAATKTFQVGSESTDTIDVSLAKIDVSAAVITDSDTVKAAVTSVSTARADLGALQNRFEHRINSINVAVENLSASESRIRDTDMALEMMNFTRSQILSQAGTAMLSQANQAPQGVLSLLR encoded by the coding sequence ATGTCTCTCCGAATCAACCAGAACACCGAAGCTTTCAACACCTACCGCAACCTGTCGGTGACCCAGGGCCAGATGGGCAAGTCGCTGGAGAAGCTGTCCAGCGGCTTCCGCATCAACCGTGCCGCCGACGACGCTGCCGGTCTCGCCATCTCCGAGGGTCTGCGCGCCCAGACCGGTGGCCTCAAGATGGCTGGCCGCAACGCCCAGGACGGCGTCTCGGTCGTCCAGACCGCTGAAGGTGCCCTCACCGAGGTCCACTCGATGCTGCAGCGGATGAACGAGCTCTCGGTGCAGTACAAGAACGGCACGCAGAACGCCGACTCGCAGGCAGCCCTGGGCTCGGAGTTCACCGCACTCAAGGACGAAATCGGTTCCATCCAGGACAAGGCCTCGTTCAACGGCGTCTCCCTGTTCCCGGGCGTGGCAGCCACCAAGACCTTCCAGGTCGGCTCCGAGAGCACCGACACGATCGACGTCTCGCTGGCGAAGATCGACGTTTCCGCCGCGGTCATCACCGACAGCGACACAGTCAAGGCTGCGGTCACCAGTGTCTCGACGGCGCGTGCCGACCTCGGTGCGCTGCAGAACCGGTTCGAGCACCGCATCAACAGCATCAACGTGGCCGTGGAGAACCTCTCCGCCTCGGAGAGCCGGATCCGCGACACCGACATGGCGTTGGAGATGATGAACTTCACCCGTTCGCAGATCCTCTCGCAGGCCGGCACCGCGATGCTCTCGCAGGCGAACCAGGCGCCCCAGGGCGTCCTGTCCCTGCTCCGCTGA